One Bacteriovorax sp. PP10 DNA window includes the following coding sequences:
- a CDS encoding NAD(P)/FAD-dependent oxidoreductase, with product MSSYDVIVVGGGPGGCTTATYLALKGHKVLLIEKEVFPRFKIGESLLPFSMEVMKETGFYDVLSSGKYIQKNGAYFFDSVTNDNIYFDFANGGKAEFPHAYEVIRSEFDKDLLEYAQKKGVEVRQPEEFVNAEFSDTGVMVKTNKGIYHSKYIVDGSGRASIVTSPFQKKVKNPFYINNFAVFAHFEGVDRSYLKSEGDICVGILKNKAWSWTIPFKGNTTSVGIVSTQEFVVEMQQSEEFFDQRVADNPFFHQIMKNAKRTSPFMIQSNFSYANEKFVGNRWGTVGDAMSFLDPVFSSGVHVSLMSAKYLSTNIDFALRNGEIGLDDPANVHNYEELMKMGVGRFHNLLQIFYEGDFINKIRNIEGKEHSMGAMIAAVSGGMWRDSNSLMRFGIL from the coding sequence GTTTTAAAATTGGTGAATCTCTTCTTCCATTTTCTATGGAAGTTATGAAGGAAACTGGTTTTTATGATGTGCTTTCGTCAGGAAAGTATATTCAAAAAAATGGCGCCTACTTTTTTGATTCAGTAACAAACGACAATATCTACTTCGATTTCGCCAATGGTGGAAAAGCAGAATTCCCTCATGCTTATGAAGTGATCCGCTCTGAATTTGATAAAGACCTTCTTGAGTACGCTCAGAAAAAAGGTGTAGAAGTCAGACAACCGGAAGAATTCGTCAACGCTGAATTCAGCGATACAGGCGTCATGGTAAAAACCAACAAAGGGATTTATCACTCGAAGTATATCGTTGATGGAAGTGGAAGAGCTTCGATTGTAACGAGCCCATTCCAAAAGAAAGTTAAAAACCCATTCTATATAAATAACTTTGCCGTTTTCGCTCACTTTGAAGGCGTTGACCGCAGTTACTTAAAAAGTGAAGGGGATATCTGTGTTGGTATCTTAAAAAATAAAGCATGGTCTTGGACTATTCCATTTAAAGGAAACACGACTTCAGTGGGAATCGTATCAACTCAGGAATTTGTAGTTGAAATGCAACAAAGTGAAGAGTTTTTCGACCAACGTGTAGCTGACAATCCATTTTTCCACCAGATTATGAAAAATGCGAAACGCACGTCACCTTTCATGATTCAATCAAACTTCTCATACGCTAACGAAAAATTTGTCGGCAACAGATGGGGAACAGTTGGGGATGCCATGAGCTTCCTTGATCCAGTATTCAGCTCTGGAGTTCACGTTTCATTGATGTCAGCAAAATACCTTTCAACAAATATCGACTTCGCTTTAAGAAACGGTGAAATCGGCCTTGATGATCCGGCCAACGTTCATAATTATGAAGAGCTGATGAAAATGGGTGTTGGAAGATTCCATAACCTTCTGCAGATTTTTTATGAAGGAGACTTCATTAATAAAATTAGAAATATCGAAGGCAAGGAGCACTCAATGGGTGCCATGATTGCAGCAGTATCAGGTGGAATGTGGCGTGACTCAAACTCGCTTATGAGATTTGGTATTCTATAA
- a CDS encoding class I adenylate-forming enzyme family protein codes for MKKIIIWRGHHGKEIFDLIQSTLNSPDNLLILCPPRIEALEDYFSFLPDGMIEFRGELSDRSSLINQSNVNYPENPSFGLFSSGTTDAGAKLILYSKKNLESACDGIFSFFKDLNITNVFSYPQPYHIFGLSLGYIAAARFDWKLIYEDGSYSSAHHEKWVQAVETQGANLLTLGTPTHFLDAITYTTNNRISLKPSKASIAGGAKVEVSLWDKMQSELRITNPSVGYGCSEASPGVTHLTPGLRPEEDGDLGFVLPNGKLLETPEGFVYRGDNVCLAIIQNKTITFPAGQYLLSDTLALDSKGHYHFKKRSDLILNRGGEKFSLEEIESEIKRTFQINCVAIPVKDHRLGEELGIVFEGAQNLDKDIHYKVSDVFKRNFKIEYFLGVEAIPVNANAKFDRRKCSELMMERLG; via the coding sequence ATGAAAAAAATAATTATCTGGCGAGGCCACCACGGAAAGGAGATCTTTGATTTAATTCAAAGCACTCTGAACTCGCCCGATAATTTACTTATTTTGTGCCCGCCTCGTATTGAAGCTCTGGAAGACTATTTTTCTTTTTTACCGGATGGGATGATTGAATTTAGAGGAGAGCTTTCAGATCGCTCGAGTCTCATCAATCAATCGAACGTAAACTATCCGGAAAACCCAAGCTTCGGTCTTTTTAGTTCAGGAACGACGGATGCCGGTGCAAAGTTGATTTTATATTCTAAGAAAAACTTAGAGTCAGCTTGCGATGGAATTTTTTCTTTCTTTAAAGATCTCAACATCACAAATGTATTTTCTTACCCTCAGCCCTATCATATTTTTGGTTTGTCACTAGGGTATATCGCTGCGGCCAGATTCGACTGGAAGCTAATCTATGAAGATGGGAGCTACTCAAGCGCTCATCATGAAAAATGGGTTCAGGCCGTAGAGACACAAGGTGCGAATCTTTTAACTCTGGGAACACCGACACACTTTTTAGATGCGATTACATACACTACTAATAATAGAATTTCTTTAAAACCAAGTAAGGCCTCGATTGCCGGTGGAGCAAAAGTGGAAGTCTCACTTTGGGACAAAATGCAAAGTGAACTTCGTATTACTAACCCAAGTGTTGGTTACGGTTGTTCAGAAGCAAGCCCAGGTGTCACTCATTTAACTCCAGGACTTCGTCCGGAAGAAGATGGCGACTTAGGATTTGTTTTACCCAATGGAAAGCTTCTAGAGACTCCAGAAGGTTTTGTGTATCGTGGAGACAATGTTTGTCTGGCGATTATTCAAAATAAAACGATCACGTTTCCAGCAGGACAATACTTATTGTCTGATACGCTGGCCTTAGATTCAAAAGGTCACTATCACTTTAAGAAAAGATCAGACCTGATTCTTAACCGCGGTGGAGAGAAATTCTCCCTGGAAGAAATCGAATCAGAAATCAAAAGAACTTTTCAAATCAACTGTGTCGCAATACCAGTTAAAGACCATAGACTCGGCGAAGAGTTAGGAATTGTTTTTGAAGGGGCACAAAACCTGGATAAAGATATTCACTACAAAGTAAGCGACGTTTTTAAGCGCAATTTTAAGATTGAATACTTTCTTGGTGTAGAGGCAATCCCCGTGAATGCTAACGCTAAATTCGACCGCAGGAAATGCTCAGAACTCATGATGGAGAGGTTAGGATGA